The nucleotide sequence GTGAAGCAGGGTTTTCGTTTTGCTTGCAGTTGACGATCTGATCGGCGACGGCAGCCGGTTCGGTCGTTCCAGTGACCTATCTCGCGAACCCTCTGGTGGGATCTCGATCGCGGGTGGGAAGGTAAATCTGATGAACTGTGCGACCTTGATTTGAATTATGAGTTTCTGAATTTTGGttaaattgaattttgtttttgctgTTGTCGATTTGGATTTTTGGTTGTTGAATTTGgtaaaatttaagaatttttctGAAGAAAAAGCGATCTGGGTTTTTGATTTCAGACTTCCAGTGATCAATGGCGGCTCTTGTGCGTCCCACAGGGGCACCTAGGCCCAATAATAGTAACACTAACGCCCCACCACCCCCTAATTACAGTCCTAACAATGCTCAGAGGGATCCCGATTCGTTAGCTGGAAATATGCAGAATTTGAATCTTAATAGGCAGCCTTCCATGCCTAATTCTGCCTCTAGACCATCCCTTATTGGCCAAGCACCGCCTTTTCATTCGTCAGCCCCTCCTGCTGGGGCTCCCATTGCACCTCCCCCTTTTTCGCGGCCTGGCCCTCCCCCCGCTGCCCTTGCAAGACCTGCGGCACCTCGATCAGGATCCCCACAACCAACATTATCCCCTGCCACCACCCCAGTAAGGTCAACTGGGCCGCCTGTTGGCCAGCCTTTGTCTTTTGTGTCTAGACCGCCTCCTGGGTCGTTTCCCCCTGTGGGTGGGGTAGCTCCAGCTTCTGGGCCACCACCTGGTCCTTTTCATACGTCAGGTTTACCTAGCGGTCCAGTTTCAGTACCGCCACCAGCATCAGGTCCTCGCCCAGGTCCTGGTTCTTTTCCTTTGGGTAATGGTCAGAGCATGCCTCCTACGACTGCACCAGGTAGATTGATGAGTAATGGGCCACCGGTGTTTGGTTCTGGAGCTATGTTGGGTGGGCCTCGTTTCCCTCCAAGTGGAAATGCACCTCAACCACCTTTTGGACATCCACCAACAGTGGCAACGGCAACAGGTCCTCCTCGAACGCCAACCATGCACTCTATGCTAGGCACTCCAGCAGTTAGTGCTCCACCAGGTCCTGTTCAGCAGGCACCACCATTTTCAGCAGTACCACCATTTTCAGCAGCACCACCATTTTCAGCGGCACCACCAAGCATGCAGGCACCTCCGGTTTCTCCCTATGGCTCACAGACATGGCCAATGCAACAAGGGCAGGTTAGTGacttgtattgtttttggagtATTATGGATAATACCAAATTTCATATTATTGAGTCAACTAAGATAATCCAAAGTGGGCATGTGATGTAAAAAGCTAAGGTGTATATCAAACGGAAAAACTACCCAGGTGTACTGGCAACTACTATTTGTTTTATGTAGTGATTGAAACTTGTTTCTATGCAAGGCCATACAATCTAATATATGTTAACTGGAACCAGATAGATTTTTTTCCTGCTTCAGTTCACGTATCATCAAAATCATCCGCCCTCAGTTTAAGTGAAGAACACGCTTTCTAGTGGATGCTTTCAAGGTTTTTGTTGCAGCATCTTTAATACAATAGTATAATCACAATCCTTTTGAGCTGATTCTTATAAGTATCAATGTTAGTTATTTCCTATAATATTTATTCTCAAACATGATTTCACATGTTTAAGCATAATATCGCGAGTTGCAACGTATAACCTTGAatactatttttcttcttctttgccaTTTAAATTATtagatttcaatttcttttgtttCCACCTACACTTATGCAAAGTGGTAGATGATAGTGTTCTGCTAGAGGGAAACAGGATGAAGGCCGTTTTGTTGCTACTTAGATTTGGTTTCTGAAATATACTGACTTGAATTAGGTGGCTCCACCTTCCCAATTTCCGGGTTCTGTTCAGTCACCCAGAATGTTTGGAATGCCGCCTCCACCATTACCAAATCAGTCCATGGCTACTATCTCACCTGCCGTTGGTCAAACTGGATCTCCTTTGACTGGGTCATCAAAGATAGATCCGAATCAAATTCCTCGGCCTGTACCAGGTTCGTCGGTGCTCATCCATGAAACTCGTCAGGGCAATCAAGCAAATCCACCTCCGGTatttattcatccataaatttcaagaggaaaaaaatgatttcaataGTTGCTTTAGCTGTATTTCCTGATACTTTTTGACTTCCCTACTCTTTACTCTTTCTACATGTGTAATTTCACTTTAATTGTCATTGCTCATATTCATGCTGCAAAGTGCAGTTAAGCATGGTGAAAAACTAGATATTGGCTATCATTTACATCCTTTTGATTGCTTTTATTATGTTGAAGCCTGCTACAAGTGATTATATTGTCAGAGACAATGGGAATTGCAGTCCACGTTACATGAGGTGTACCATCAATCAGGTTGGGGTCTAACTTTCATGGATTGAGTGTTTATTACTGTAGTtaaacatttattttttatctcaaTTTCAATGGAGCAGTTTTGatttgttgttttcttttctaataaaGGTATAGTAATGTTATCATGTTTTGTCAATTTACCAGATACCATGCACGGCTGATCTTTTGACAACATCAGGGATGCCCTTAGCTTTGTTGGTTGAACCATTTGCCCTTCCTCATCCAGATGAAGAACCAATCCAAGTAATGTGTTTATAACATTATTACTGTTCCTTGCagatatatataaattttgagaaagagactattttaatgaaattagaCAATAATACATCAAATGAGCAACATAAGTGGCCAAGAAGGCCACtgggaagagagaagaaataaaaaaccaataaaagcctaataaaaacATGTAACTCCCAAGCAGAACTTAATCAACCCCACCTTGCCAGTCTAAGCCAATACTCGAAAAAGAAGTATGTCTAAACTCTGTGGAGACCGAAGTCCAGAGAGCATCCAAAACTGAACTTTGTCCCTTAACTGTCCTCAACCTCTGATCCAACATAATCTTCAAATAcctttcaatttcttttcaaCACGACCACCCAGAGCATGGCAAGAACCATCTATCCCCACACAACTTTAGCCTTTTTAGCCTTGCATAGAAAAGAGAAGCAGCCTCTTGGAATTACCAGCTTATATCAGCCTTCTTAAAGAGCTTCAACCAAAGACCCATCATCACAGGGCCTTGGAGGACGGTTTGACCCACCAATTCATAATCTTCCTTGCACAAAATGCACTGATGAGGGGATAAACAGATCATCGGTCTCCTTTGAACCGTATCACAAGTTTTCACCTTCCCCTGAGCCACCAGCCAGGACACCAACCACTTTAATGGGAGCTCTCAAAGAGCCAGGACACCAACTTCACTTCAAAAAGTGATTTCTTTCTAcctggaagaaaaagaagaagagagaagataaCACACAACACTTTCACAATGCTTCCCTATGAATAATGTTACAAAAGATGCGGAAATGACCAAATTCTGAATAATTAAACAATCAGCATTTTAATCGAACTACTATGTTAGTACTGAATCATTTTGTTATAGGTTGTGGATTTTGGTGAAAGTGGTCCTGTTCGATGCTCTCGTTGCAAAGGCTACATAAATCCTTTCATGAAGTTCATTGACCAGGGCAGGAAATTCATTTGTAACCTGTGTGGTAAGGAAGATTTCTGTCTGTATTGTGTTGTTTGTGTCATCTGTCAGTTTATGCAACAGGACGAATTTGCGGTCCCGAAACTTATTCAAAGCAATGTCTatatccttctttttttctttttattttttcatgttTGTTTCTAGGTGTGCACTGTTTTGTTTGGCTTGGAAAGGTTATTGAACTTTTTCTCAAGCAatcttttcaaatattttagAAGGTCATTAGTTAAGTTTAAATCCTTCTCGAGAGTATGTTGTTTACCATTCTATTTTTGTTCTTGGCATCTTTAAGGTCTCTACTTTGGACTCTGGATAAGGTTGTAGTATGCACTGTTTCTATTTATGCAAAAGAGGTGACCTTACAACGTATGACTTTTCTTCTGCAGGATTTACTGATGAGACTCCTCATGACTACCACTGCAATCTTGGTCCAGATGGTAGACGTAGAGATGCTGATGAAAGGCCTGAGCTATGTAGGGGAACAGTTGAATTTGTTGCTTCAAGAGAATACATGGTTTGTTGATTATGAGATGCAGTTATAACTGAACTAATTTTGCATAGTTCACCAGACTTACAAATCTTTTTTCTGTCTTCTCTTggtcatttcatttttattatttggctTTTATAATTCAGGTGCGTGATCCCATGCCAGCTGTGTACTTCTTTCTCATTGATGTGTCCATGAATGCTATTCAAACTGGTGCAACTGCTGCAGCTTGCAGTGCAATCAGTCAAGTTATTGCTGACCTTCCTGTGAGTTATTTTGTCTGTATGCATAATGTTCCTATTTTGTTATGCATAATGTTCCTATTTTGTTATACAAAATGTGATTGTGCTGTCCATAATGTTACATTGTCCTGACGGTTCTGTTTCTCAGCATTTATTGTTCATAATGCTAATGCTTAGACATAAATCTAATGAACTTCGTTTGCACTTGCCTTTTTATCCCCCCTCCTCTTTTAATagagttttgttatttttttgtgtgtgataGACGGACTACATTTTAGATTAGGGTCCATGATGCCTAACCCAAGACATTTAAGAATTGGGATTAAGGCTGACTTGAGCAGATAAAACGTCGTTGAATCTGACGGAAAACTTAAATCCTTGCTAACTGTAGTGTTATTTTCTTTGAGGCCCATTCAATCCCTTTTGTTTGGTTGGTTGAATAAAAGATGAAATCGATAAATGTAGTTTGGAGTTGTAAATGTACTGCATTATCTCGAATCTGTATAGTTtggttacaatttttttttccctcgcATAATTGTCCCCCAAAAGTAAACAGATCATTTATCAGACACATTTGAAAGCATGCCTGACAAAGTGTGCAAGAGTTTATTATGGGCACTAATATCTCATATCTGTTTTTGTTGCAAActccaaaaaattattaaggTAAACTCCAATTTCTGCTTATTTATTGCATCAGCCAGTCAATCAAAATGCCATTCAAGTAAACATAGAAACAACATGATTCAAAACCAATCTCATTAGATCAAGGAAAAGGCAAGAATTCTAATGGTGAATAAATATTAGCCAGGgttcatttgcattttttttttttgttttttgttttttgtttttttgttttgtcaaaaGAGTTAATTATCTTATGTACTCATTTGCATGcgcgttttatttttttatatttcattccTTATGATCTCCCCCGGTTTTAACAAGATATGTTTCTATGTATGTGACCGTGTGCATGTGTGCatgtattttgtatgtatatatttttccttttttaggAGAATGCGCATGCATGCATATTTGCACGGTTCATTTTCCCAAAGCCTGTAGTCATTAGTCATACATTTAAATGAAACGACGACAGTTAGAATTTAATTGACTCACGTATTGATGTATTTATTATTTCAGGAAGGTCCTCGGACAATGGTGGGAGTTGCAACATTTGACGCAACAATCCATTTTTACAATTTGAAACGTGCACTGCAGCAGGTCAAATGAGTTCTCTTTTTCGGTTtttcccaaaataaaaaacttcattttaaagttaaaaaGCATAGTTGTATTTGCGTTTATGAATATTGTGTGAATTATTTTTTGTCGGTGATATATAGAACCAGTAATATTTCTGGTTTTGGCTTCTATTCTGATTAGCAAATATTTGTGGTAATTTTTCATTTCTGACAAGCAAATTTGCAGctagtttcttctttttttttttttctctgaccatctgaatttaattgttttagtcGTATTCTTTCTGGTCTATAAGTTTAGGCTATATAAccagtaacttttttttttatggcttTGGCTTCTATTCTACCAAACAATTATTTGATATGGTTTCTCACCGAGGTCCGATATTTCTTTTCAGCCTTTGATGCTTATTGTTCCTGATGTGCAAGATGTTTACACTCCTCTGGAGACTGATGTGGTTGTTCAGCTCTCGGAGGTCAGTAGCTGCTACTTTTCCCTTCATGAAATGTATTGCGTACTAGTATTGATTTAACAACAATCATTCACAAGTCAGTCTGTCATCTTATTATCAAATTCAGATTCTTATTAATACTTTCTTTTATGGGTTCTTAGTGCCGTCAACATTTGGAGCAATTGTTGGAAAGTATTCCCACCATGTTTCAAAATAGTAAAACTGCTGAATCAGCCTTTGGTGCAGCAATCAAGGTATGCATATAGCCTGACACTGTTGTGTACTGAAATATTTATGGTGTTTGGGGTTTGTTATTCCATTTCCAAATACAGAATATCGGGAGGTCATAACTCCTATGAGTTGGTTGTGCTTGTGCATGTCATTTTTGTTCATCTATTCTATTTAGGTTTTTTGTCCGGAGCAGAGTATAATCAGAAGGGCAATAAGATTATTGATGCTTATGTTCTTTAATATTAGTTGAATAACTTAAGGCAAAGATCatttaagaattaaaatggTGGGCTAAAATCATTCTCTGACATGTTAAGTTTAAGAAATTTTTggaataattttattaaatacaAGAAATTGAAAATCCTATATGTGTAGATGCTTGCATACACCCGAAAGTTTTGTTGTCGTTGGAATAATTTCATTTTCCGacccccacttagtgggataaggctttgttgttgttgttgttgtagatgCTTGCCTACACCTGAAAGCTGATTGGATCAGCGTTTTGTTCTTGCCAACATGCTGATCAACTTTCTTATTTTTCCTCCTTTTGGGTGTAGACATGCCTCAATATTTGTGTATCATGTCTGCCTTATTTGGCTGCCAACTGGGTTTTACTTACTGTCTGAACACGTTGGGATTGATTTCAATCAAACCCACTTTGACTGCTGACTAGTTGTCAAACCAAAATGTGGAGTTAAGCCATTATTTGAGCTGTTAAACCAGCCCTTAGCGTTGAAATTGATAAACCTCGTTTCTGGTGGTATTTGAACACTAGAGCTATGGCATTAATCTACATCCTGCATTCCATCTAGACAGTCAAACTCTCGGCTTTTCTCTTCTAGCTACCACtttaaaatttatcaaacctgTAACATAGTTGTATAATAGTATTTgtactttatgtttttaattgtttataaTAGAATTgtattataaattaaatagatCTAATTGTCAATAATATCtgaacttatatatatatgaatataatgtaTAGATGATCAAAACATCTAACACTATTGCGGTTGGTCAACCAGCCCAGTAATTAAGCCCTATCTTTGGATTTAGACTTGCTTTCCTGTGAGGAGCACTTTGTATCCAATCTCATTGAGTATATTTAGTTGATAAATGTTTCTCTTCTTATTTGTTGCTGTTGCGGCTAGcaacaaaatcattaaaatatgatttgcacatatttttattttataaaagatTGATATGTAAATTCATTGCGGGTAATTGattatctcatttttttttttcctccttgccTAGGCTGCTTTCTTGGCAATGAAGAGTACCGGAGGGAAACTTTTGGTGTTTCAGTCAGGCAAGCTTGTATTCCATATCTACTTAATGTGCTCCTTCATGTTCCCCCCCCTCCCCTCCTTTAAACATGTTTATATATCATTGcaagcaaagaatgaaaaacaacACGCTTGGGGTGCACGTCTTACGAGACAGTGGAGAATTTAACATGAATAGTTTTATAAGAAGAATATTTGGAAGTGCTTATCTGTTGTGTGTTGTTTCAGCCATTAACATTTCCTTTTCTTATTGTCCAAAGATAATTAGATAAACAACCTATCTAGTCTGAAAAAAACCTGACCTAGAACAAATATTTCAAAGTTGCCAATGTTTCCAGTTATCACGGCTTTCCCTCTGTTTAGAATTCTGAATTTTTAAATTCTCACCATTACCTTGTCGTCATGTCTAAAGTATTCAATTCATGCTATCAGTCAACTTGAATTACATATAAATGGTTCAGAGATATTTTCACCGGTATCATTATTGGTCCTGTGTACTATAGACCAATTTTCCAAGAGAATTTGTATGCATATTTATTACATTCGACATCTCCTTTCTCTTTTACCAGATATACCTGGTTTATTGGCATCTCAGAGTATACTAATGATTTATGTGTCTGCAGTGCTGGCCTCAACTGGAATTGGAGCCCTCTCTGCTAGAGAGGCTGAAGGAAGGGCTAATATATCTTCAGCTGAGAAGGTAATACCTTTTATATGTGTTCTTGTATGCCATCTGTGTGCTTTATAGCAGTACTATTAAGCAAATAGCCCTTTACATGATTGAGGCCACAAACATGAAATTCTATGGGAACTTGTAGTTATGAAAGCCCCAATAGCCAAATGGTCCTTTCCCATCGAAGACCTTGCtggtcttttctttttcaactgAGTTATTTCTTTGGTGAAATTTGAAACGCTCCTATAAAGCTGTAAGGCAAAGGCCACTCTAAAGAGTGGAAAAGTAACAACAATGGTTGGaaggaaataaaaaatggatttgtaggccaaaaaaaaaaagtggtggTCTTTTGctttattgtttaatgttggacaaagaacaacaaaattcttgcttcattctctcATTTTGAAAACATATGTTACAATAATCTAAATTGGAAATTTAATTATGAAAACTGTATCACAAAAGACGAGAAGAATAAGAAACAACTTATTTATTGTAATTTATGTCAACATATCAAACTAGGAAGCCCTCATGTATATTTTTGCCTTAGGCCTCACTTTCTCTGGACCCTGTCCCGCTTATAAGATCTTGCTTTTCAATTACATATGTTCAGTTAAGATGAATTGCGTACCTTTTGAAAGAGCTTTTCTCGAATTTCTGGCCCACTTGAAGATTTGGCGAATTAGGTGGCTGGGATGgttaatacaaaataaattgacaTATTGGGTCTTTGTAACCGTGATATCATCCAACTTTGGAGAGTCAATTTGCATGTGCTATGTGGCCATAACTGTCATCCCTTTACATCTGTTGAGTAGTCTGTTCCATTGATCGTCTTGTAGTCTTGGcattatgttttctttgtttaactGCATTTCAGGAGGCACATAAATTACTCCAACCAGCAGACAAAACTTTAAAGGCAATGGCAATTGAATTGGCTGAATTTCAGGTAAGCCTTTGACTAATTTTTTTCCCCCTAGATGATCGATCAGTTAACATGTTGGTGTGAATTGTATACTGATGTAGATTTATAGCGGTAATTGACAAATTCTTGATTATTTAaactatttttcctttttcatgaAATGTTCCAGGTGTGTGTCGACTTATTTATCACTACCCAGTCATATATAGACATTGCTTCTATCTCTGTCATCCCAAGAACAACTGGAGGGCAGGTACAATGAATTTGCTTCTATCCCCACCCATATTTCGGGCATCAAATTTCTCTGTTATGATTTGCCTAGGGTTTTCTCTAATTGACTTTTCtagtttatttatctttttgttttatttttctttatccaCATATTCGCCATCTCAAATCAATCTGTGAAATCAGATTTGAGAAGCATCTGCCACTCATAACTATGGATCATTTCCACATGTAGAAGTAACTATATGTGTTACCTAATTTTCCTTGTATTAACATTCTGTTTTCCTCAATCTCCCAGGTTTACTATTATTACCCCTTCTCAGCTGTCTCTGATCCTGCAAAGCTCTACAATGATCTTAGATGGAATGTCACAAGACCTCAAGGTTTTGAGGGGGTGATGCGTGTAAGATGCAGCCAGGCAAGTTCTTGAACCTCATTCTCTGTTTTATAAAATGattgtggattttttttttttttactttctaaattaattatTCTAGTAAGATAAGTTTGTTTTCACCATTTGCAGGGTATTCAAGTTCAAGAGTACCATGGGAGTTTTTGCAAACGTATCCCTACGGATGTTGACGTACCTGGGGTTTGTACATATCCTAGAATATCCCTGATTACTAGTACATCAGACTATGTTTCTTACTTATCATTTATCTTCCATGGAAGTAAATTTTCCCCTACCCCCTTGATTGCGTTGACCGACAATGACAGTAAAATCAAGATTTtgcaatttgaaaaatttaGCGCTTGTTGCTTAGTCATAGCCCGTTcatctaattttcttttttgtgggtTTCATTCTccttgttctctctctctctctctctctctctctctctccatctcctTTTTACGTTTTTGTTTTGCCTTGGAAAGAGTGATATGGCCTCttatattgtttgttgaaaTCGTAACCGGTCGCTTCTATCTGCAGATTGACTCTGATAAAACTATTATGGTGACCTTAAAACATGATGATAAATTACAGGATGGCTCAGAATGTGGTTTCCAggtaaattttaatttctcttttttctgcCTAAGGTTTCTAATGCAATAATTTTGATATACCATCTTATGAGCTTTTCTTGTATCTGTCACTACTGATTTTACGACATCGCCCCATCTCTGCAACTGAATGTTCATTTCAATGTTTAGTCATATTTATATAtctcattattaatatattttgatattttgcatTATCCAGTGTGCCCTTTTATACACAACTGTGTATGGCCAACGGAGAATTCGAGTTACAACTTTGTCTCTGCCATGCACAAGTATGCTAAGTAATCTGTTTCGTGCTGCTGATTTGGATACTCAATTTGCGTGTTTCATGAAGCAAGGTATGCTATTGTAtgctctttgttgttgttttctttttgttatccTCATTTTCCCATTATGTAATGCTTGTTTTCCTCAGTTAAACCCAGTGTTTAAATCTGTGAATTTATTTATGAATTCACTGTCTTTAAAAACACCTTCATCATTCACCTCTGATAGATTGAAATGATGATATAAATTCTCTTTCTTGACGTTCCTTTTCAATCACTTGCTGCATCTTGccaatttattatttcttaggaTTGCGGTTTCTTGTGACATTCTGTCTAATTTcctttggacgaattctaactgtAAGtccttttttaatatttgtgtaCAGCGGCAAACGAAATTCCTTCGAGTGCTCTCTTGCGTGTACGGGAACAAGTTACAAATCTGTGCATCAGTAGTCTTCTGTCATATCGTAAATTTTGTGCTACTGTATCATCTTCTGGACAGCTTATTCTTCCGGAGGCACTGAAGCTCCTGCCTCTATACACCCTCGGTATATTATTATTTACTAATATATCCATTACTAGTTTATATGAATTTatgatgtttttattttttttcgttgTTGGTTTCTCCTGttctgatatttttatttttgttttcatgagaaACAGTCGTATGAAAAACAACCAGAGCATAGTATAAAAACTTAGGGAAAAAGAGGTAGATGATAATTTGATACAAGTCAAAAACTCTAAAACTACCCTACAGCAGCTCCCCAGCCTAATGTCTCTAATCAATTTACACAAAATGAAACATCCCTAAAGGCTGGAGACACAGAAGCCCATAATGATGCCCAGAACCTGACCTTTTTTCAAGAGTTCATTCCCATGGACTGTGAGATACGATCCAAGCTAAAAGACAAACCTTAGCAGGAACACTAGACTTCTCCATGCAGCACAGAAATGGACTGCTTATCACCCAGAAACGAATTTCTGTTCTGATTGATAGAATGTTAAAGAAAAACATTCCTCTTCCATTGTGGAAACATGTTGCACAGAATTATCATTCAGCTTCTTAGAAGAGTTTGTACATATATTGATATATTTATCTTGTGTTCCTTTTTCAGCATTAATCAAAAGTACAGGGCTACGAAGTGATGGAAAAATAGATGAGCGGTCCTTCTGGATCAACCATGTTTCTTCCCTTTCTGTTCCTTTGGCAGTTCCACTGGTGTACCCCAGAATGGTGGCCATTCATGATCTCGAATCCAAAAAGGTGTGTCATTTAGCTTCTTATTCAACCCTTTGAGATATGCATTTTATATCACCGGTGGCATTCGTTAATTGACAGGAGGGTGATGAATCTCCATTTCCTCCGGTGATTCCACTTTCCAGCGAACATGTGAGTGACGCGGGAATTTATCTTCTCGAGAATGGTGATGACTGTTTAATATATATTGGGAATTCGGTGGATCCTGGAATTTTGCAGCAACTGTTTGGAATCTCCTCTGCTAATGAACTTCCTACTCAGGTAGCCCCATCCTTTATCACTTTGGTTACTCGTCTTCTGCCTgatataaattgtaaaatacaCTTTTGGCCTCAAGCCACAGGCGTTCAGTATCTGAACTGGATTTCTCGGATCCTGTTTCAGTTCACTAGAATGATGGGGCTGGgtgcttaattaatttttttactgaGGCTTAATTCATTCTCTAATATTGTTTTGgttgttttcaagtttttaattatatttatatgatTGTCAAGATTTTGATGATAAATGAGGGTGCATGAGTTAAATAACTTCATTATCTCGGACACTTTCTCACTGTACAACGTGTCATTATTTAACTCGTAAATTCTTTCCCCCAGTTTGTGCTGCAGCAGTATGATAATCCGTTATCGAAGAAGCTGAATGATGTGGTAAATGAAATACGGCGCCAGAGATGTTCCTACCTTCGGTATGATATTATATTCTGTTACTGgtgccttgtattcactttttGATGGTTTCATCAAAGGCAATGATTTCCAATTCGTCTCGTTTATTTGCAGGTTAAAATTGTGTAGGAAAGGAGATCCG is from Pyrus communis chromosome 10, drPyrComm1.1, whole genome shotgun sequence and encodes:
- the LOC137747053 gene encoding protein transport protein SEC24 C-like isoform X2 — protein: MAALVRPTGAPRPNNSNTNAPPPPNYSPNNAQRDPDSLAGNMQNLNLNRQPSMPNSASRPSLIGQAPPFHSSAPPAGAPIAPPPFSRPGPPPAALARPAAPRSGSPQPTLSPATTPVRSTGPPVGQPLSFVSRPPPGSFPPVGGVAPASGPPPGPFHTSGLPSGPVSVPPPASGPRPGPGSFPLGNGQSMPPTTAPGRLMSNGPPVFGSGAMLGGPRFPPSGNAPQPPFGHPPTVATATGPPRTPTMHSMLGTPAVSAPPGPVQQAPPFSAVPPFSAAPPFSAAPPSMQAPPVSPYGSQTWPMQQGQSPRMFGMPPPPLPNQSMATISPAVGQTGSPLTGSSKIDPNQIPRPVPGSSVLIHETRQGNQANPPPPATSDYIVRDNGNCSPRYMRCTINQIPCTADLLTTSGMPLALLVEPFALPHPDEEPIQVVDFGESGPVRCSRCKGYINPFMKFIDQGRKFICNLCGFTDETPHDYHCNLGPDGRRRDADERPELCRGTVEFVASREYMVRDPMPAVYFFLIDVSMNAIQTGATAAACSAISQVIADLPEGPRTMVGVATFDATIHFYNLKRALQQPLMLIVPDVQDVYTPLETDVVVQLSECRQHLEQLLESIPTMFQNSKTAESAFGAAIKAAFLAMKSTGGKLLVFQSVLASTGIGALSAREAEGRANISSAEKEAHKLLQPADKTLKAMAIELAEFQVCVDLFITTQSYIDIASISVIPRTTGGQVYYYYPFSAVSDPAKLYNDLRWNVTRPQGFEGVMRVRCSQGIQVQEYHGSFCKRIPTDVDVPGIDSDKTIMVTLKHDDKLQDGSECGFQCALLYTTVYGQRRIRVTTLSLPCTSMLSNLFRAADLDTQFACFMKQAANEIPSSALLRVREQVTNLCISSLLSYRKFCATVSSSGQLILPEALKLLPLYTLALIKSTGLRSDGKIDERSFWINHVSSLSVPLAVPLVYPRMVAIHDLESKKEGDESPFPPVIPLSSEHVSDAGIYLLENGDDCLIYIGNSVDPGILQQLFGISSANELPTQFVLQQYDNPLSKKLNDVVNEIRRQRCSYLRLKLCRKGDPSGALFLSCLVEDQSPNGPSYVEFLVHVHRQIQMKMVS
- the LOC137747053 gene encoding protein transport protein SEC24 C-like isoform X1; the encoded protein is MAALVRPTGAPRPNNSNTNAPPPPNYSPNNAQRDPDSLAGNMQNLNLNRQPSMPNSASRPSLIGQAPPFHSSAPPAGAPIAPPPFSRPGPPPAALARPAAPRSGSPQPTLSPATTPVRSTGPPVGQPLSFVSRPPPGSFPPVGGVAPASGPPPGPFHTSGLPSGPVSVPPPASGPRPGPGSFPLGNGQSMPPTTAPGRLMSNGPPVFGSGAMLGGPRFPPSGNAPQPPFGHPPTVATATGPPRTPTMHSMLGTPAVSAPPGPVQQAPPFSAVPPFSAAPPFSAAPPSMQAPPVSPYGSQTWPMQQGQVAPPSQFPGSVQSPRMFGMPPPPLPNQSMATISPAVGQTGSPLTGSSKIDPNQIPRPVPGSSVLIHETRQGNQANPPPPATSDYIVRDNGNCSPRYMRCTINQIPCTADLLTTSGMPLALLVEPFALPHPDEEPIQVVDFGESGPVRCSRCKGYINPFMKFIDQGRKFICNLCGFTDETPHDYHCNLGPDGRRRDADERPELCRGTVEFVASREYMVRDPMPAVYFFLIDVSMNAIQTGATAAACSAISQVIADLPEGPRTMVGVATFDATIHFYNLKRALQQPLMLIVPDVQDVYTPLETDVVVQLSECRQHLEQLLESIPTMFQNSKTAESAFGAAIKAAFLAMKSTGGKLLVFQSVLASTGIGALSAREAEGRANISSAEKEAHKLLQPADKTLKAMAIELAEFQVCVDLFITTQSYIDIASISVIPRTTGGQVYYYYPFSAVSDPAKLYNDLRWNVTRPQGFEGVMRVRCSQGIQVQEYHGSFCKRIPTDVDVPGIDSDKTIMVTLKHDDKLQDGSECGFQCALLYTTVYGQRRIRVTTLSLPCTSMLSNLFRAADLDTQFACFMKQAANEIPSSALLRVREQVTNLCISSLLSYRKFCATVSSSGQLILPEALKLLPLYTLALIKSTGLRSDGKIDERSFWINHVSSLSVPLAVPLVYPRMVAIHDLESKKEGDESPFPPVIPLSSEHVSDAGIYLLENGDDCLIYIGNSVDPGILQQLFGISSANELPTQFVLQQYDNPLSKKLNDVVNEIRRQRCSYLRLKLCRKGDPSGALFLSCLVEDQSPNGPSYVEFLVHVHRQIQMKMVS